The genomic DNA CGGTGACTTAAGTAACATTTCAATTGCTTTTTTTGCTGTAATAGTTTCAGAGCTTTTTGTTTTATGGCCAATTTCAGACGTATCTGTGGTGATTCCGGACAAATTGTTATCTCCATCCCTTAATGAGTCTACATCGCAGTGCTCTTCAATCATGGCTGCAGAAAATACAACACATTTTGAAGTCACATTAGATTTATGCTCTCGAACAGTATCCAACAGATCCTCAAGAGACCCACTTtccaaaaattcaaaaccaattgAAGGAAACTGCCTCATAAGCAGCATGGAAATAATCTGTTTGGTTACTGTTTCATTCTCCCACAAACTACAAATAGCCTGAGATAGTAGAGCAACCAACTCATTTGTGGACATGCAGGCCTTGAAAGTGGAATTTTCACACATGTCACCACCCAATAGTTTGAGCAGCTCATGAGGCAACTGGTTAACATTATTCTCAAGGAATGATAAGAGGTCCCCATGACCAAGAGAATTGAAGTTCTTCACGCCAAACTGCTCAGCCAACCAACTTTCACAGTTGCAAAACTTTCTCAAAAACATGATTTTATATTTCACCTGCCAGTCACTATTTCTATATACTTCGTTATCAAGGTCAAAATACATTCCAATTTTTCCGACAACGTCTTCAGCAGAAATACCTGTTATAAGTTCCACAACTTCAGGATGAGCACATGAGATAAGGAgtttagagaagaaaaaagtAACAAATAATGCATGTACCCTGGGTAAttaaaaacagaagaaaataaattcttGGAGTACTCATCAGACTTAAATCATGGATATACCACtcctatataaaaatataaggaGTAGGCCCATAAAACTCTTACGTTATAATGCAATCCATTTTCATATCTTGCCGAGAGAAAActctttaaaaagaaaactataGATACGGCCAAAATTAGTAGATAAATATGTTAGACAATGCTTGATTCAAAAGGCAAATAGACTCACATTTTGTATTCTCTGCGCTATCTTTTGATACTAATGGTACATTTTCCAGGCTGGGTCCAACATCTATGGTCTCAAATTCAGAACTCTTTGTCGGTGAGTTGCTTAATTCACTATGGTTGAAGACTTGGAAGGTATCATAGATGCTATTCCACATTCCAGATTTGATAGCTGAAACCTGCGGCGTTTTAGAATGAAAGAATTTCATTAGATGATATCATACAACTtcggaaagaaaaaaaggtcTATAGTAAACAGATCAATTCCATAGGAAACCATACAAGTTACAATCAAGCAGAAAAGTGAAACCTGAAATGTTTATACAGAAAGTAACCATGGCAAATGCTAAAATGTGCCCATAGGGCACTTCTTAATGAAccatatatgtaaatattgtGTTGAAAATTATGTGTTAAATTTTTTCTAAGTTAAAAATTTGTCTCGTTCAACACAAAAGCTTCTCTTTATTTATTCCTTAACAAGTGCCCCTAAGGGCACATGTTAGCAAGACCCGATAACTATTAGCAAAGCTGCAGTTAAAATGTGCTATGAGTAACAATATGTCCTCCCTAACCATAAGGACGAAAAAAGCACCAATATTTAAGAGCTTTTCAATCGTCAATTCAAACAACCTGTAAAATCCTGAAAACATCAAAAGCTTACACCAAAGAACACTGCAATGAGCACTAGAAGTGCTAGATTTGACCTCATATAGTTCTAGCAGCAACCACCATCAAGACTTATTCCATTAAGTGATGTCAGCTACATGAACCAATCGACACTACATTTGGTGTGAAGATATATAGACCGTTTACCTCTAAATCTCACTAAATGGTTGGTCCTATAATTTTCATTGGTCTCCGACTACCTCTAACTATTAGATTGTCCTACATTTAGTCCACCCTCACTATTACTTACCCGTATTAGAGAGCATCAAAGCAGAAGGGATATAAACTGAATCTGAACTGTCTGTATTCAATGGTAAACTGAGTTACATTATTGAGTGTAGTTATTACATCAGCTTATTGTTAGACCTCTTAAAGATAACATTATAAGAGGAAAGTGCAGTGTTAGTTACTATGcagttatgtttttattattatttgggtCAGTTACGTATATCAGTTATGTGTTGTTAGTTAAGTGGTTTCTATTTTACAATAAAGAGGGAAAGAGAAGGAAGAATTGAGGTGGTAAAAGTAGCATTAGCTTAGCATGAAACATAATGATATTAGCCCATTGTGTGATTGAGGGAAGTTCAAGCCAAATGAACATTTAGCAAACAAAAAACAAGCCAACTATTTACAACATCTACTTAACGTAAATGAGAAGGAAGTTAGGTCTCAAATAAAGTGGTTAATTACAAtataaattcaacaatataCTATAAATTTATGTGTGAAGGAAAAATAATAGAGTCGTCAAAAAGAAGCTTACAGCAGCATTTAGCAGCCCAATTAAGAAGGGGTATTCTACGAACAACATTCGGATTTTCCTCTTTCCCTTGGGTTTTACTCCATAGAATTGAAGCATCCTGAAGAAAACCTACACATACATTGTGATTTAAAAAACTACGCTTCTCATTCAAAAGCAAATATGCAGAAAGAGCTTCAAGGCTACTATAAAGATGTAGATGAATAATAAGTCATAGCACGGAAGAGAGAGTGGATTACAggataataaaataaaccaaGCTACTAGAAAAAACATGAGGATTTGAAATGCCCGTGAGCGGAACACCAAATAGAAGCAAAAACAATTATTCCATTTCAAACCTGTCACAAATTTAAGGGAAAAGAGACACCTATGAAGATATGTGTAATCTCTTTCAATCAAAAGCATCGAAAAAATGAATAGAAGCCTTTTTCAATGGAAAATTTTACAAAGCTAGGAGGTCTTTGAATAGGATCCATAAACTCAAGAAGAagatattgaatttttttaaatagatacaAAAGGAGCACACAACTGTAACAGAAAACTGACTAACTGATTCACCAGCTATGGGCCATAAGAAATCCAAAGCTGCTTATTGCTGAGTCCCAGAGACCTTTGAGCAGTTATTTTGAACATGATGACTAGTTTATCCCCTTTAGCATCACATAAAAGCAAGTAGAAAACTGGGTGCTAAGGGTTTTCTAGATTTATCGATTAAGGAACTGAGAAACATGCCCCCTAGCTCCTGACTGAATGACACGTCATGAAAACATAAAGCATCTCAACCATCAAGAGGATATAATTATCCTTCTGATGTGTTGGCTCGGTGAATACCTTACGAATGCCTTTTGGCAGAGATgactagaaaaaaaaatgatatataagaaagaaaaaggaaggaaaGAGGGAATGTTAGAACATAAAAGACTTGCAATTCCCTGGAATCAGAATCACAAACAAGTATGGGGTAATCTTTCCTATAGGATATAGTAGCAAAGTCAGCAAATATGATAATTTACCCTCTGATCCATAGCACATTAAGATATTAGATCGCTCTTAAATGTTATGGAAGGATCACAACCTTCAAGCCATGGAAGTGCTTCTAAATTCAGACATCAagattttaaggaaaaaaataaaacaattaataattagccaaaatgaaatataagataaaatggGCAAAGCAATGGGGCAACATGATGAAATCAAATCTTCAAAATGTGCATTGTCATAATTCCATAGTGCAATTTCATAACAGACCAACCAAATGAACCTATCTCCAGAGAGGAGcaacgaaaaaaaaatattgctatgAGTATATCATTATCATCTCATTTTAGTGATCTTAAACACCTACCTCACCAACATTGTGCTCCAAACATGCTTCCTTCCAGGTTGTGACAAACATCTGCAAAGCATCATCAGTGATAGAAAGACATTCATCCATAGTATTTATCTCGGTTGCGTTACCATTTTTTGTTGGTGTTGGATCAACCTTTTTATACTTAAAGTTAAAGTGCTTAAAAGGTAGGGGGTCCGGTAAATCCAATtcagattttctttttttcctagGGGGCTCagtaaattcatttttaagaCTGCCATTAGAAAGGGAGCCTCCCTGCTTATCACCCTTCACCACAAGGCGTGCCATCTCTTCTGTTGCAGATGGATAGGGACAACTACTCATTCGTTCTAAACTTCTGCCAAATTGTGATGATGGGTTTGACCAACTGTTCATAATAATGCTATCATTCTGATCATTATCTGTATAATAATCACTACCTTCATCTTCTGAGCTCGACGACGTAAATCGAATATGCTTTCCACAAAAAGACTTTTCAACAGAAGAAAATGACTCAACACGCTGAGCAATGGTGCTAAAGCGTTCATCTAACTGCTTTTTCTGAGAGGAAGAAATAGGACGCTTCCCAAGCTTGCCACTTTTCGATCTTAATGTCTTCAAACATTTCTCTAGTGTAGATTGCTCTGATTTTCTAGCTTCCTTTATGGCAGCTATGTGCATTCTGTGATCACAAAATCATTAATTAGGATAACATGGCCTATTCAAGTCCAAACCAAAGGTCAATTACTCATACTTACtgcttttcaataaaactaattaatgctatGTAATTGGaaaactctagcttgttttttatttatatgcaaattTAAACTTACatgaaacaaaattttgttacctTTAATAATGGTTCCATGAAGAGTTAAAATTCCATAAATAAGATCAGTaacattgttaaaaatttcaagcgcaaaataaaagaacaattttgatggaaaaacaaaagactccatgaatgttcaaaaagaagagaaagaggggaAGAGAGGGGGCCGTTGATTTTATTGGAGAGATAGAGTGTGAgcaaaaaaataggaatttaCTGGAAAGAGGGAAAGTGTATCACAGTTGTTTGTTATGGAAGAAAAGATGAGGCATCAAGTTATTGGAAAGAGAGGGtgtatgcaaaaaaaataggaaatttttggtggattaaaatgagggcattataggaagaagaaaaaacctcCAAAATTCCACTTTTAGTTTGAGTGTACTATTCTAAAACGACACGTAAAAAGGAACGAAAGGAGTATCAAATACCCTGACAAGATAAAAGCAATTATTTCACTCCTCCGTGGGTGTTTGGGAGGACAGGGGAAATTGGTGGTGTCATGGTGTGTGCTAATAAAACTATAACTACATTGTCGTAATTAACTGcctatatgcattttttttcataaccaaaacttataatatgTGTGAAAATTACATTTGATATGGAACTAGACCTCCCATTAGACTATTatataataggaagaaaaaactTGTGACAGGAAAGTGAGAATAGCAACATGCGAGAATAGGATCATTGTTAAATTGATATAAAAGAATGTTTGGACGACTAAGAATATGGAGTATTATTGAGGAATGCATGAGTGCggagagagaagaaaagatCTTTTATGGGTGAATTAAGGATAAGGAAAGGAGGTATAAAATGAGTGATTCAGTTCGTAGGGAGGTTGAGCCACCAAGTGCTGCCTATACAGTCTTTCTACTCATCATCCCCTTGAACTGATCATCCTCTTCCATTTTACACCCTAGAGGTAAGGGGATCTTTATTGTGAAGCTAATAAAACATTGTCTAAGGATATAATTTATCAAGAGCTGTTGGCAACAGGTCAAATCTGTTGTCAGTAAAGAGAattcattcaatcattatcaCATAAACATTTTCAATCTATCTGCCTCTTTCTAATATCATAAACCACTACACACCCTTTCCAAACATAACGTACCCCAAGTTCTGAATTCGAATCCCAAGCAATTCCATGCTTTCAACAGACCGCTTCTTGGCAATAAACTCGAGAAACTCTTCAACCCCAACAACTGCTTTAGCTTTAGAAACGTCTAAAAACTCGCTCAAAAACTGAATTATCTCCTCACTGGTTATCTTACATACTTCAGCCACGTTAGAACGAACcgaaaaataatgaataactaAAGGATGGCGCAAAAAAGGCCCCAATCCAAGCTCTTCAAAGCTATCAACACCTTCGTTTTTGCATATAGCCAGTTCCAAATCATACAAAGAAGTGATCCTCCGAACACCAACAAAGCAATGAACAAAAGCATTCACCTTCACAAAGCAACCAAAATATAACATTGAAAACCAATCAACCCCTTTTGATCAAATTATCATTGAACTACAGCAAccacaaaaacaacaataaccaagctttatcccactaagtggggtcagctacattaattaaattaagccataatgttctatctaTCATAAACCATTTTCGGTCAAACTCATTAATCCCTAAACCGTACTTAAtattaatagtttctcttattgtttttctaggtcaaaattcatcataaaactaaaccaataaaaaaaaacttgtttttatattatatacctTTCCTTCAGTGATCATAAGGCGGTGAAGAGTGGGAACCTGCTGCATTTTGATGCCTAAAGAGTTTAAAGAATCAACTTTTAGTGTCAAGAGAGCTTTCTGAGATACTTTCCATGCGGATACAGAGTCTCCGGCGGCCAGAAGTTCACGGCAGGCTTTAGAGGAAGCATTTTCAGCCTTGTCGATTGCTTGTTTGGGATTCTGCTGCCGTGGAGTGGAGTCGGGCTGGTTTGGAGGCCGAGGAGCGGAGCCGGATGGTTTATTCGGTGGAGCAGTAGAGGTGGAAGGGGGCGGGTTTTGAGGGCGATGAGCGTAAGGGTTTTGCGGTGGAGGAACAACACCGGGAGGGTTTTGTGGCGGAGGAGCGAAGGCATATGGGTTGTGCTGCGGAGGAGGGAAGGAATGAGGCCAGGGAGAGTTAGGGAGATGGAAGTTGTGGGAAGGGCTGTAATAGTTGGGGTAGAAGgcgttagggtttggaggaggttGCCCTGGCGGTCGGTGGCCGCCGGGGAAACGGTGAGGGTACATAGTCGTGGTGTTAAttaagagaagagaagaagaagaaaaagtgtaggaagtaaataaaaataagaagcaAAACTAGGTTTTAtagcttgacaaaaaaaataaaataagggttaatagaAATTTTTTCGGAATCCATCGTTATAAAAAagatttgttttggaaaaccccctAGATCAATTGACTATGTATTTTTGCTGATGTGACATgatgtatcattttttttgaatgagatGGTGTTCTCActctataattatttttttataaaaaaatttaaaaaattcttaaatttttttaaaaaaatgaaataaattcttgaaaaatgaaaaaaataaaaaataaaggaaaaattaataaaaatgaaaaaaactagaaaatttaataaaaaaatatggaaaattaaaaaaaaaaggtaaaatctagaaaatttaataaaaaaaatatggaaaaattaatatatatcgaaattttcaaaaaattataaaaaaaaaatctaaactaaattaaaattagaaaaaaaatcaaaaatatattattatataattattttaattttgaaaattaatttctaaaattttattttattaatctaGATGAATAATAGGATACAATGGATATTGATTGACACCGATATAGAAGTCATGTTATACTGCTGAATAACAAGCCCTTAATTCTATTCATCATAatttaatgttatgttttttttaattatgaaaatactttccaatattttgattttctgtataaaaaataaaaaaacaaacaatttaatttcgtaagaaaaatctgaactttcatttttaattctattcttattatattcataaattttgaaatattttaagttcctgaatttttctattttttataaaataaaatttcttactttcgaaaaaaaaaatgaaattttttcatttttccataatttttttaatttttccgcttttgaaaataatatggaaatatgaattttttgatatatattaatttgttcattttttaaaatttttccagattttattttattaaattttctagtttttttcattatttttcattttaccatattttttttttcattttttccataattattttcgttttttttaatcatttttattaatatttttattttttaagaatttttaaaaaaaataagaaatgtcACGTGTACcccataaatatatatatatattatacagtCAGCATGCCACCTCATCCAAAAAAGGTGAGGCAtcatgccacatcagcaaaaaagcacagtcagctggtctatgggggttttccaaaacaaaatttttttacaaggaccgaataaaaaaaaatacagtggacaaaaccaaaagtgatctatattacaggggataaaagcctattaacaaaaaaaaaaactaggtttTATAGTAAGAACGATGTCAGGTTAAAAAAGTCATAGTACATTGGTAGCGGTTCAACTtcaaaacttaagagtttattATGTACGTGTAAAAACATAATATCttcaaattatcaaacaaaaaaaaaacattaatgggttcattaaataatgatttattgtctacaaattttattttaagggatAAAAGTATCGAAATTGTTAGATCAGACGTTGTGATCAGGGTTCAAACATGCTCCTTCATTTACGATAATGAGTTTCTAATAATTGTTGttatttcgtctatctaaaaaaatgtaagaccggaatattttgtcatttttttatgctaaagtattttattataatttgacATAAAACATTTCATTAATATGATTTATTGGGTGATGGTATTTTTTCTCccttaaaaaatgttattttctattttttgttgtgTAGTTAAATCCTGGTTGCTAAATATTTAAGTCATGtcttactttattttatcttattttatgaaTAATGGTGTTCCTGAATTTTTGAATTGAGATAGTGAAGTAGATGCAAACATGATTTCTCTTTGAACATACAAAAAACTAGGGCGAAAAAAATACTGTTGCTTTGGTCGAAGCTGAGTTTGATGATAAAGggtgaaaattttgtagggGAAGTGACAAAAATAATCATGGTTCCTCGTCTTTGATTGTTATTTTCCCTCTTCCGGTAAAAAGATTCTAAATGCATCTTTACTCGAATTGTATTTTGGTGTTGTGTGGGTGGTTGTTGAATTGGAATACATGTTTTATTTAGTTAAATTGCAATTCAAATTATGTCTGCATTCCCATCTCCATCTCCATTATATTTGTTAGTTGTATATGATCCTTATTTTTGGACAAATAACTGTCAATCCGTCTTTCCTTCGTGGCGGTTACGTTTAGGGAAGCAAATTGAACTAGTAGAAGAAGATGCGAGTAAATGATGCACATTTGGAGGCTTCAACGTATTTTCATATCAATATTAGCCTTGTTGATAGTACTTTTCACGAGCATTCAAAACTATGACCaaccagattttgtcttggggTAGAAAAAAATGCTAAGAGTCTTGTTcttagaaattttttaattttttatgtaagaCAACTCGGttactattttgaaaattttcagagAAACTTAATTATacttaattatttgtttattttaaagtCGTTAGAGTTTTActttaatgttattattttaaaaggaaaaatgaaatgTCTTTTTACTAAGAATTTCATTAATTAACATCCAAAAAATCAGGGTGTTGTTATGAAGAACTTGAATTcaattcttttttgacaaaCCTGAATTCTTAAATCCTACCAAGGTCAGTCCCAAGCCCAGGTAAAAGAAGACGGTTGGGTCAGGCCTCGACAGCCAACTTAAAATTTTGTCGAATCTCTATGACATAGATAAATAtggtatataataaaatattatgacgtaatttgatccacgtagccgaccccacttagtgggataaggcttggttgttgttgttgcctaAAATCGATTCTTAGTGGGAAGTTTTGGTCGGACTTTATTTCCTTCCCAACCAAGCTTCATGTTACTAGAGGCTCTTGCCCTAGGAATCGTATGATTGTCCAATGATGGACTGATGGTTTGGGTGGGAGACCAACAATGTGAACCCTAAAGGATACTGGAACCAGTACAGTGCACAAGATATTGGATGTGATCAACATTAGGTGTGATAACCGATTATAATAAAGACTCAAGATTCCAATTTGACTTAATATTTCTCTCTACATAAACTATTCGGCACTGCTTTTGCTACTGGATATAATAAAGACACAAGCATTTGTTATAACCAGGAGGAAAGTGGGACTAGATTTGAAATAGTACAATTTACACGGACTTGGTAGTTCTAATTCTAACTAGTCCAAAGCATCATATAAACTGCTTCAGAAACTCTGTAGCTACAAGCCTCCCCCGTGTGTTCACTGACATTTTGAGCTCGCTTATCTCCTTTTCGATATCCTGTAAGTTAAAAGTCGTTATTATGCTAGTAGACGCCAACAAAGCAGAAGAATTGCAATAAtggtagaaaaagaagaaaaaagttttGACAAGTCCTTGTGCAAAGGAAACATGCAACGGATCAATGAGAGTAAACACTTAACATGTCATGAAGGCTATAGCAAAAGTAGCCAGCAGAAAACATCATCTTGCTCTAAttcatattatcattttttggGAGGTGTACATCAgtaatcaataaatattttaaagcaACACAAGTATGGCAGACATGCCTCTACAATAAGTGTATACTGTACCAAGTACCAACTACAAGTATGTTAATGGGAAAGCAGTAAGCAGGCCCCTAGTGCACCTTACCCCACTTGAGAATTGAAACATATTGTTGCAACCTAATAAAAGAATATCTAAATGTTGTTCGTTTTGTTTTATGGTGGTATGTAATGTTTTCTAAAGGGTACAAGTTTTGATATTACTTAATTATTTGTAGCATTCAGGTAATTGACATTTTAAAGGTTGGACTTCTGATATTATTTCAGAAAATTTCACATAGCTATCAATAAATATCAGTACAAGCCACAAAATGAAATGCAAAATAAGTTATAGGGTCAATAAATTCTTGCCTCCATGAATTGCACTATAAAATCTATGAGTTTTTGCTTCTGCATCTCCTCACAATGGTAATTTGTAATAAGGAAGCTAATATCATATCCCTGTCAagagaaataacaaaaaatatgactttCTGATTTGCTATGTCTTGCATTAACGGTTGTCCAGCAAGAATCCTAACATTGTTAGCAAGGCAAATAATCCACCACAGTGAATTTAGAAAGACAAATACGAACCACTACTACTAAGTGAACCTGTTAAGAAATCAAAAgtgaattattttataaaaaaaacgtaGCATTTAATGTCAATGTCATAATTCAACGAATGTTACTATAAGAAAACTGAGGCTATGTAGAATGAACTCCCACACACAGCACAACCAACTACAAAGAAAATCGATCCATAAAAAACTTTATATTCATTGATTCCTGAACCGTTACTCTAAAGACActcatatgtatataaaatGGTGCTAAAGTAGAAggggaaaataaattaaatacgaGGATTAGTGGTAAGTCGACACTTCCTCACCTGTCAAGTGTATTGTGTGTGAAGAGGGTTTTCTCTAACTTTTTCAATCGAAGGTTAACTAGGAATTAGAAGATGAACAAGACGAGACTTGATAGTAATAGAGTATGTTGTATGCGTAAGCCTATGCTTGGCAATCACAAGGAGTTATTCATTCCATGTACAATCACGAAAACATGCAATATCTGAGGCAAactcaacaaatatttttactttctagATTCAATGAAACTTCATACAAAGTTATCCCTCTGCCCTGCACCTTTATTTTAGCTATCACCAATATCTAAACATTACTTTATTTGATCGAAAAATCATCGCCAGACTTTAAAAGGAAACAAGAGCTATAAACCTGCACAGGCTTTCTCCTCAGTACTTGGAAAGCCTCAGCTCTCATGGACAAAAATCTAAGAAATTTTTTCGTCAATATGTTTTCAAGTTCATCAGCCTGCTTCACCTGCACaagatgaattaaaaataaaataaaataagaataaggAATTACGGACAACTAACAATGAATAGTGGCACTTCATGAGTAAATCTGAAGGTTGCTAACATATTCTAATTTTGATATAGTTTGCTTATCTGCTAATAGAATTAAATTGTGAATTATCACCACAAGTTAATTGAAGCACAAGATTTGTAGCCAATTTATTGCTACTTTGGCGCCTTAAAGATGCTCTTGTATCGGGAGAGAATGCAACAAACATCAAGAAAGGATGAATGTatccaaaatattatataattgacTAAATCACTAAAACTTATATTAAAAACTCTTCTACCATAATTCAACCCCGGTATGATCAATGAACCATTAGCGCTGTTATCATCTAAATTCACAAATCTGAATTTATTTAACTAAAGGATATAACTTGATAGATTTCAACACACCATCTAAGAAGACCTCTGAAAACTGATTGTACTAGACACATATATCTCTGCCAACAGACTCAGTTCCTATCAAATATATCATAGTAATAATGATGgtgctattaaaaaaaacaattctagTGAAGAAAAAAGGGGCTGAATGTAACCGTTACATAGAATATAGACGCACTTTTCTGGCAAAACATTACAAAACCCATTTCAACAGTTGCATCCCATGTATATAGGTCTTACCCAATTACATTTCTAAGATCAGTAGTCCTAACT from Medicago truncatula cultivar Jemalong A17 chromosome 8, MtrunA17r5.0-ANR, whole genome shotgun sequence includes the following:
- the LOC11426571 gene encoding actin-related protein 2/3 complex subunit 4 → MGSTTLRLYLTCIRNTLDAAMCLQNFPCQEVERHNKPEVELKTSPELLLNPVLICRNEAEKCLIETSINSLRISLKVKQADELENILTKKFLRFLSMRAEAFQVLRRKPVQGYDISFLITNYHCEEMQKQKLIDFIVQFMEDIEKEISELKMSVNTRGRLVATEFLKQFI